In a genomic window of Meiothermus sp. CFH 77666:
- a CDS encoding RidA family protein — protein sequence MKIEQRLEQLGIVLPEVKPPMFSFVPWVKSGHLVFVSGQVSSLKGKLGREVSTEQGYHAAREVAIRLLAVLKDAVGDLDRVSRVVKLLGMVNSMPDFEEQPKVINGASDLLLEVFGERGKHARSAVGMAQLPFNSSVEIEGIFEVM from the coding sequence ATGAAAATTGAGCAGCGCCTGGAACAGCTCGGCATCGTGCTACCCGAGGTCAAGCCCCCCATGTTCAGCTTTGTGCCCTGGGTGAAAAGCGGCCACCTGGTCTTCGTTTCGGGCCAGGTCTCGAGCCTCAAGGGCAAGCTGGGCCGCGAGGTCAGCACCGAGCAGGGCTACCACGCCGCCCGCGAGGTTGCCATTCGCCTGCTGGCGGTGCTGAAGGACGCGGTGGGCGACCTGGACAGGGTCAGCCGGGTGGTCAAGCTACTGGGCATGGTCAACTCCATGCCCGACTTCGAGGAGCAGCCCAAGGTCATCAACGGCGCCTCGGACTTGCTGCTCGAGGTGTTTGGCGAGCGGGGCAAGCACGCCCGCTCGGCGGTGGGCATGGCCCAGTTGCCCTTCAACAGCAGCGTGGAGATCGAGGGGATTTTTGAGGTCATGTAG
- the meaB gene encoding methylmalonyl Co-A mutase-associated GTPase MeaB, translating into MNLYERFLAQDMRALARAITLVESGYPEGQALLRQLRGRGHARVVGLTGSPGAGKSTLTDRLIEEARKRDERVAVLAVDPSSPFTGGAILGDRIRMMRHHQDKKVYIRSLASRGALGGLAGATVATLALLEAFGFDRIFVETVGVGQSEVDIARVADTTVLVLTPAAGDAVQAFKAGVMEIADVFVVNKFDLPGGERIVQELKTTLELAAPRPAGWKPPVLTAVAPKAEGVPEVFEVLEKHYQHLSEHHLLEADRLERARFEIESVIQEWGRRKTREGHDLIARVAHGDLTPEEAALQLLGVREGLRAG; encoded by the coding sequence ATGAACCTCTACGAGCGTTTTCTAGCCCAGGACATGCGGGCTTTGGCACGGGCCATCACCCTGGTGGAGTCGGGCTATCCCGAAGGGCAGGCCCTGCTGCGGCAATTGCGCGGGCGCGGCCATGCCAGGGTGGTGGGCCTCACCGGCAGCCCTGGGGCGGGCAAAAGCACCCTTACCGACCGGCTGATTGAGGAGGCCCGCAAGCGAGACGAGCGGGTGGCGGTGCTGGCCGTAGACCCCAGCAGCCCCTTTACCGGGGGGGCCATTCTGGGCGACCGCATCCGCATGATGCGCCATCATCAGGACAAAAAAGTCTACATTCGTTCCCTGGCCAGCCGGGGGGCTCTGGGGGGGCTGGCAGGCGCTACGGTGGCCACCCTGGCCCTGCTGGAAGCCTTTGGCTTTGACCGCATCTTCGTGGAGACGGTGGGGGTGGGGCAGAGCGAAGTGGACATTGCCCGTGTGGCCGATACTACCGTGCTCGTTCTGACCCCTGCTGCGGGCGATGCTGTGCAGGCCTTCAAGGCTGGGGTGATGGAGATTGCCGATGTGTTCGTGGTCAACAAGTTCGACCTGCCGGGGGGGGAGCGCATTGTGCAGGAGCTCAAAACCACCCTCGAGCTGGCCGCCCCGCGCCCCGCAGGCTGGAAGCCGCCCGTCCTGACCGCCGTAGCCCCCAAAGCCGAAGGCGTTCCCGAGGTTTTCGAAGTGCTGGAGAAGCATTATCAGCACTTAAGCGAGCACCACCTGCTCGAGGCCGACCGGCTCGAGCGGGCCCGCTTTGAAATCGAGAGTGTGATCCAGGAGTGGGGCCGCCGCAAGACCCGCGAAGGCCACGACCTGATTGCCAGGGTAGCCCACGGCGACCTCACCCCCGAGGAAGCCGCCTTGCAACTGCTGGGGGTACGCGAGGGCCTGCGGGCTGGGTAG
- a CDS encoding RidA family protein codes for MSQKPVQTEHAPKAIGPYSQAIVAGGMVFCSGQIPLTPAGELVAGDVEAQTHQVMKNLGAVLEAAGSSYDKVVQTTCYLADMNDFPVFNKVYAEYVREPFPARATVQVARLPRDVKVEVACIALL; via the coding sequence ATGAGCCAGAAACCAGTCCAGACCGAACACGCTCCCAAAGCCATCGGCCCTTACAGCCAAGCCATCGTGGCAGGCGGCATGGTGTTTTGCTCCGGCCAGATTCCCCTGACCCCGGCAGGCGAGCTGGTTGCGGGCGATGTGGAGGCCCAGACCCATCAGGTGATGAAGAACCTGGGGGCGGTGCTCGAGGCCGCCGGTAGCTCCTATGACAAAGTGGTACAGACCACCTGCTACCTGGCCGACATGAACGATTTCCCGGTGTTCAACAAGGTTTATGCCGAGTACGTGCGCGAACCCTTCCCGGCCCGCGCCACCGTCCAGGTAGCCCGTCTGCCCCGCGATGTGAAGGTAGAGGTGGCCTGCATCGCCCTGCTGTAG
- a CDS encoding aminotransferase class I/II-fold pyridoxal phosphate-dependent enzyme encodes MFRSRRTPQGGGVFLEMDAAKAEARARGLEVVDLSIGASDLPPPPEALQALKQAIDDPATYGYCLKSGTLPFLEAATEWYYRRYGVPLEPRREALSLVGSQEGLAHLLMAIADPGDVLLMCDVAYPSYFGAARVAGLEAHLMPLGPDLLPDLWAVPEAVARRARAVLLNYPNNPTAALASEDFFAEALKFCQHYDLLLIHDNPYLDQALAPTPSPLALPGGRERVVELFSFSKSYHLAGFRLGFALGNAEAIGSLEALKAPIDFNQYLGIQRMGMAALNIPQARLQADAQTWARRRSAMAAALAEQGWPVALPEAGMYLWARLPDGLALDDLQFAKQLVAQTGVALSPGRAFGPGGVGYVRFALVQPEAVLRQSAEKIGAFVRQIIRN; translated from the coding sequence ATGTTTCGCTCCCGCCGCACCCCCCAGGGTGGAGGGGTTTTCCTGGAGATGGACGCCGCCAAGGCCGAGGCCCGCGCCCGGGGCCTGGAGGTAGTAGACCTCTCGATTGGGGCCTCCGACCTGCCACCACCGCCCGAAGCCCTGCAAGCCCTCAAACAGGCGATAGACGACCCCGCCACCTACGGCTACTGCCTCAAGTCCGGCACCCTGCCCTTCCTCGAGGCCGCTACCGAGTGGTACTACCGGCGCTACGGCGTGCCGCTCGAGCCCAGGCGGGAGGCCCTGAGCCTAGTGGGCTCCCAGGAGGGGCTGGCCCACCTGCTCATGGCCATTGCCGACCCCGGCGACGTTTTGCTGATGTGCGATGTGGCCTATCCCTCCTATTTCGGGGCAGCCAGAGTCGCGGGCCTCGAGGCCCACCTGATGCCCCTGGGCCCCGACCTGCTGCCCGACCTGTGGGCGGTGCCGGAGGCGGTGGCCCGGCGGGCCAGGGCCGTGCTGCTCAACTACCCCAACAACCCCACCGCCGCCCTGGCCTCCGAGGATTTTTTTGCGGAGGCGCTAAAGTTCTGCCAGCACTACGACCTGCTGCTCATCCACGACAACCCCTACCTCGACCAGGCCCTGGCACCCACCCCTTCCCCCCTGGCCCTGCCGGGGGGCCGGGAGCGGGTGGTGGAGCTTTTTAGCTTTTCCAAGAGCTACCACCTGGCCGGGTTCCGGCTGGGCTTTGCCCTGGGCAACGCCGAGGCCATCGGGAGCCTGGAAGCCCTCAAGGCCCCCATCGACTTCAACCAGTACCTGGGCATCCAGCGCATGGGCATGGCCGCGCTGAACATCCCCCAGGCGCGTTTGCAGGCCGATGCCCAGACCTGGGCCCGTCGGCGCAGCGCGATGGCAGCGGCGCTGGCCGAGCAGGGCTGGCCGGTTGCGCTGCCCGAGGCCGGCATGTACCTCTGGGCGCGGCTGCCTGACGGCCTGGCCCTGGACGATCTGCAATTTGCCAAGCAGCTCGTCGCCCAGACCGGCGTGGCGCTCTCGCCGGGGCGGGCCTTTGGGCCGGGCGGGGTAGGCTATGTGCGTTTTGCGCTGGTACAGCCCGAGGCAGTGCTGCGCCAGAGTGCCGAGAAGATAGGGGCCTTTGTTCGCCAAATAATACGAAACTAG
- a CDS encoding TspO/MBR family protein, with translation MQKSVSSPAPSAAPLLQWLVVLAILATIAVNALANILPIAGRQTGEISDSFPSFFTPAGYVFAIWGVIYLALLAYAVYQALPAQRDNPRLVATRGLFVLSCGFNVAWLLCWHYLLIVPSMAMMIGLLITLVLLYVRLGVGQFAASAAESWLARVPFSIYLGWITVATVANAVTTLIELDWNGWGISGQVWALLLVLVAAGIGVVFARGRRDVPFNLVLLWAFGGIWVAHASEPVVVYGVVAGLLMVLAGLGVAFSRRS, from the coding sequence ATGCAAAAATCGGTCTCTTCCCCTGCACCTTCCGCTGCACCCCTCCTGCAGTGGCTGGTGGTGCTGGCCATCCTTGCCACCATTGCGGTCAATGCGCTGGCCAACATTCTGCCCATTGCGGGTCGGCAGACGGGGGAGATTTCCGATAGCTTCCCCAGCTTCTTTACCCCAGCAGGCTATGTGTTTGCCATCTGGGGGGTGATTTACCTGGCCCTGCTGGCCTATGCGGTCTACCAGGCCTTGCCCGCCCAGCGAGACAACCCCCGGCTGGTTGCCACCCGTGGGCTGTTCGTGCTGTCCTGCGGGTTCAATGTAGCCTGGCTGTTGTGCTGGCACTACTTGCTGATTGTGCCCAGCATGGCCATGATGATCGGCCTGCTGATCACCCTGGTGCTGCTGTATGTGCGGTTGGGGGTGGGGCAGTTTGCCGCTTCGGCTGCCGAAAGCTGGCTGGCTCGAGTTCCCTTCAGCATCTACCTGGGCTGGATCACCGTGGCCACCGTTGCCAATGCCGTCACGACGCTGATCGAACTGGACTGGAATGGTTGGGGTATCTCCGGGCAGGTGTGGGCTTTGCTGCTGGTGCTGGTGGCGGCGGGTATCGGGGTGGTTTTTGCCCGGGGCCGCCGCGATGTGCCCTTCAACCTGGTGTTGCTGTGGGCTTTTGGGGGCATCTGGGTAGCCCATGCCAGCGAGCCAGTGGTGGTGTATGGGGTAGTGGCCGGGTTGCTAATGGTTTTGGCGGGGCTTGGGGTGGCCTTTTCTCGACGCTCGTAG
- a CDS encoding universal stress protein, whose protein sequence is MKILHPTDFSPASQKALKLAQMLRDLTGGSLTILHAAEPRYASAAHFFDTQTEKIFDEAEQAWSVLMARQLEALDAGAQTILESRKPIPVILRHAADHDLVVMGTHGEDSLADRLLGTTTERVVAQSPRPVAAVPGEAEIRGLAHLVVGYGPTPGAERVLRLAHQIAEAGGGKITVLHVGDAHELEPLNQAIRTWPLALEGRLEAKVLSTGQSPAAALLGFAHEHQADALFVGRSRAGGFFGSVTRWILNHAQVPVFVQP, encoded by the coding sequence ATGAAAATCCTCCACCCCACCGATTTTTCCCCGGCTTCGCAGAAAGCCCTGAAGCTGGCGCAGATGCTGCGCGACCTGACCGGGGGCTCGCTCACCATCCTGCATGCGGCCGAACCCCGCTACGCCAGCGCCGCCCACTTTTTCGACACCCAGACCGAAAAAATCTTTGACGAGGCCGAGCAAGCCTGGTCGGTGCTCATGGCCCGGCAGTTGGAAGCCCTGGACGCCGGGGCCCAGACCATCCTCGAGTCGCGCAAACCCATTCCGGTAATCCTCCGCCACGCCGCCGACCACGACCTGGTGGTGATGGGCACCCACGGCGAGGACAGCCTGGCCGACCGGCTGCTGGGCACCACCACCGAGCGGGTGGTGGCCCAGAGCCCCCGTCCGGTGGCAGCCGTACCTGGCGAGGCTGAAATACGGGGACTCGCCCACCTGGTGGTGGGGTATGGCCCCACCCCCGGCGCCGAGCGGGTGCTGCGGCTGGCCCACCAGATCGCCGAGGCCGGCGGCGGCAAAATTACCGTGCTACACGTGGGGGATGCCCACGAACTCGAGCCGCTCAACCAGGCCATCCGCACCTGGCCGCTGGCCCTGGAAGGCCGCCTCGAGGCCAAGGTGCTCTCAACCGGCCAGTCGCCAGCGGCTGCCCTGCTGGGCTTCGCCCACGAGCACCAGGCCGATGCCCTGTTTGTGGGGCGTAGCCGGGCCGGGGGCTTCTTTGGTTCGGTAACCCGCTGGATTCTGAACCATGCCCAGGTTCCGGTCTTTGTGCAGCCCTGA